The following coding sequences are from one Acomys russatus chromosome 16, mAcoRus1.1, whole genome shotgun sequence window:
- the LOC127200374 gene encoding keratin-associated protein 9-7-like isoform X1 — translation MTNSCCSPCCQPTCCRTTCCRTTCWRPSYVTSCCQPCCQPSCCGSSCCQPCCQTTCCRTCFQPSCVSSCSSTPCCQPSCCVSSCCQPCCQPKCCESSCCQPSCCSTPCCQPGCCVSSCCQPRCCESSCCQPSTPCCQPRCCESSCCKPCCKPFCLNLCCRPACSGPVTCTRTWYQPTCVCVPGCLSQGCKSSCCEPCSC, via the exons ATGACCAACTCCTGCTGCTCCCCTTGCTGCCAGCCTACCTGCTGCAGGACCACCTGCTGCAGGACCACCTGCTGGAGACCAAGCTATGTgaccagctgctgccagccctgctgccagcccagttgctgtggctccagctgctgccagccttGCTGTCAAACCACCTGCTGTAGGACCTGCTTCCAACCAAGTTGTgtgagcagctgcagcagcacaccctgctgccagcccagctgctgtgtgtccagctgctgccagccctgcTGCCAACCCAAGTGTTGTGAGTCCAGCTGTTGCCAGCCCAG ctgctgcagcacaCCCTGCTGCCAGCCCggctgctgtgtgtccagctgctgccagcccaggTGTTGTGAGTCCAGCTGTTGCCAGCCCAG CACACCCTGCTGCCAGCCCAGGTGCTGtgagtccagctgctgcaagccctgctgcaaGCCCTTCTGCCTCAACTTGTgctgcaggccagcctgctctggacCTGTGACCTGCACCAGGACTTGGTACCAgcccacatgtgtctgtgtgcctggatGCCTCTCCCAAGGTTGTAAGTCCAGCTGCTGTGAGCCTTGCAGTTGTTGA
- the LOC127200374 gene encoding keratin-associated protein 9-8-like isoform X3 produces MTNSCCSPCCQPTCCRTTCCRTTCWRPSYVTSCCQPCCQPSCCGSSCCQPCCQTTCCRTCFQPSCVSSCSSTPCCQPSCCVSSCCQPCCQPKCCESSCCQPRCCESSCCQPRCCETTCCKPCCQPCCCACCESSCCKPCCKPFCLNLCCRPACSGPVTCTRTWYQPTCVCVPGCLSQGCKSSCCEPCSC; encoded by the exons ATGACCAACTCCTGCTGCTCCCCTTGCTGCCAGCCTACCTGCTGCAGGACCACCTGCTGCAGGACCACCTGCTGGAGACCAAGCTATGTgaccagctgctgccagccctgctgccagcccagttgctgtggctccagctgctgccagccttGCTGTCAAACCACCTGCTGTAGGACCTGCTTCCAACCAAGTTGTgtgagcagctgcagcagcacaccctgctgccagcccagctgctgtgtgtccagctgctgccagccctgcTGCCAACCCAAGTGTTGTGAGTCCAGCTGTTGCCAGCCCAG gTGTTGTGAGTCCAGCTGTTGCCAGCCCAGGTGTTGTGAGACCacctgctgcaagccctgctgccagccctgctgctgtgc GTGCTGtgagtccagctgctgcaagccctgctgcaaGCCCTTCTGCCTCAACTTGTgctgcaggccagcctgctctggacCTGTGACCTGCACCAGGACTTGGTACCAgcccacatgtgtctgtgtgcctggatGCCTCTCCCAAGGTTGTAAGTCCAGCTGCTGTGAGCCTTGCAGTTGTTGA
- the LOC127200374 gene encoding keratin-associated protein 9-4-like isoform X2 — protein sequence MTNSCCSPCCQPTCCRTTCCRTTCWRPSYVTSCCQPCCQPSCCGSSCCQPCCQTTCCRTCFQPSCVSSCSSTPCCQPSCCVSSCCQPCCQPKCCESSCCQPSCCQPRCCESSCCQPRCCETTCCKPCCQPCCCACCESSCCKPCCKPFCLNLCCRPACSGPVTCTRTWYQPTCVCVPGCLSQGCKSSCCEPCSC from the exons ATGACCAACTCCTGCTGCTCCCCTTGCTGCCAGCCTACCTGCTGCAGGACCACCTGCTGCAGGACCACCTGCTGGAGACCAAGCTATGTgaccagctgctgccagccctgctgccagcccagttgctgtggctccagctgctgccagccttGCTGTCAAACCACCTGCTGTAGGACCTGCTTCCAACCAAGTTGTgtgagcagctgcagcagcacaccctgctgccagcccagctgctgtgtgtccagctgctgccagccctgcTGCCAACCCAAGTGTTGTGAGTCCAGCTGTTGCCAGCCCAG ctgctgccagcccaggTGTTGTGAGTCCAGCTGTTGCCAGCCCAGGTGTTGTGAGACCacctgctgcaagccctgctgccagccctgctgctgtgc GTGCTGtgagtccagctgctgcaagccctgctgcaaGCCCTTCTGCCTCAACTTGTgctgcaggccagcctgctctggacCTGTGACCTGCACCAGGACTTGGTACCAgcccacatgtgtctgtgtgcctggatGCCTCTCCCAAGGTTGTAAGTCCAGCTGCTGTGAGCCTTGCAGTTGTTGA